The Pseudomonadota bacterium sequence TCAGATCACCGCAGTCGGTGGCCACATCGACCGCCGGTCAGGCGCGACGCTCTGGGGTGCGATCGTGGAGATGAGCGATGTGCTCCCCACCTTCGAGCCCGCACAGATTGAAGCGAACGTGGTGGCTAGTGTCGTGTTTACGGCACCGGACCCTAGTGATGACCTGCTGACACCCCTGTCCTTGGTGCTGGGCCCTGGGGACTACGCGCTGATATTCGGTGGAGGCGCCTTCTTCGGGGCCGATGGAGACGGGGTCATGCCCTCTTCCAACACCGATACCGCTGACGGCGTCGGGTCGTACTTCTTCAGCATAGTGGCTGACAATACCTGGTTTAACGGTGGACTCAGCAACGCCCGGTTCGTTGTGGAAGGGTTCGTCGTGCCGGTGCCGGCTGCACTGTGGCTGCTGGGCTCAGGGCTGCTCGCGTCTGCCGCGATCGGGCGCCGCCGACGGGCCGCGACCGCCTAGACGCACCCCTCGGGCGGCGATATCTTGATACGCCATCTTCGTGTCAAGAGCCGCTGCCTCGATGCCCTTCCTGGATCCGCCGTTCAAGAACGATATCTTCGTGAGCTACGCGCATGGCGGCGGCAACCGGCTCAAGCACTGGTCGGCGTGTTTGGCAAGCGAGTTGAGGAGCCAATTTCTCGACCTGACCACCGATTTCGACGACCTGAAGATCTTCATCGACAAGCAGCTCGATCCCGCCATGCCGCTCACCGACCAGCTCCGCGGCCAGGTGCAGGCCTCAGGCCTGCTGCTGATCATCATGTCGAACCGCTACCTGCAGTCCAGTTGGTGCAACAACGAACTCGAGTGGTTCGATAATGAGATCAGGCAGTGCCAGGCTGAAGGCGGCGTGATTCTCGTCGTCCGGGCCCAGCCTACCGATCATGAGGTGTGGCCGACCTGTCTCAAGGACGATCGTGGCTTCGTGGTCCTCGGGTTTCAGTTCCATCCCGATGATCAGTCGTCCGAGGAAATGGCCGTGCCCTACGGGTGGCCCGAGCCGCAGCCAAGTGACCGCCCTTACTTCCGCGAGCTCGCCAACCTCGCGACCAAGGTGATGGGCCGCTTGAAGCAGATCAAGGAGAAGCAGGCCCTGGAGACGCAAGCAAGCGCGCCGCGCGTGCGCGCTGCCGTTGAGGGTAGTCCCTGCGTCTATCTGCAGGCTCGCCCGGACGAGGCGCCGACCTGGCAAGCTGCGAAGCGTGCATTGGAGGATCTCGGCTGCACCGTGTTGCCCGAAGCGCTGCCGCAACGAGTACAGGATCTGAAGGCCTTGCAAATCGCACGCAAGGCGCGCATCGAGATGCTAAGGGACCAGGCACATGCGCTGTGCCTGCTACGCACGGCGCAACTCGCGCACGGCGTAGACCTCGACATCGAGTCCATTGCCAATGATCGGATCTCCCTGCAAGTGGCCGGAAAGGAGATGCCCTGCGCCATTCTGAATCAAAGCAGCGAGAGCGTTCCCCACGCCGCTGATCTTGGCATCGATGTGGTCGAGGCGCAGCGCGACGACTGGCCAGCACAGTTCCAGGCGTGGCTGGCGAGCGCGCTCACCAGCGGCCCGATCGAGTGAGTGAGCGCCGGACGGCCGAGCGACCCTACCCCGGTCTTCGGCCGTTTCGTAAGCACGAGTGGTCCATCTTCTTCGGCCGTGAGGCGATGGTCGACGCGGTGCTGGAGAAGCTCACCGATCAGCGCATGGTGGTGGTGCACGGCAGCTCTGGATGCGGCAAATCGTCGTTGATTACCGCGGGTGTGCTGCCGCGGCTC is a genomic window containing:
- a CDS encoding TIR domain-containing protein; protein product: MPFLDPPFKNDIFVSYAHGGGNRLKHWSACLASELRSQFLDLTTDFDDLKIFIDKQLDPAMPLTDQLRGQVQASGLLLIIMSNRYLQSSWCNNELEWFDNEIRQCQAEGGVILVVRAQPTDHEVWPTCLKDDRGFVVLGFQFHPDDQSSEEMAVPYGWPEPQPSDRPYFRELANLATKVMGRLKQIKEKQALETQASAPRVRAAVEGSPCVYLQARPDEAPTWQAAKRALEDLGCTVLPEALPQRVQDLKALQIARKARIEMLRDQAHALCLLRTAQLAHGVDLDIESIANDRISLQVAGKEMPCAILNQSSESVPHAADLGIDVVEAQRDDWPAQFQAWLASALTSGPIE